In the Arachis stenosperma cultivar V10309 chromosome 8, arast.V10309.gnm1.PFL2, whole genome shotgun sequence genome, ACTCATTAAGAAATTGAATCTAAGGGTATAGTTCTTTTCTTTGCTTCTTGTGATATCTAATTGTGTATCAGTTTGAGAACTTAATCTTATGTTCGTTCTATGCAGTTAACAGCAGTGCATCTGGTTGATGCCCATCTTTGCAGTGACCCTGGGAAGTATGTCAGTGCATTGCTTCTATCCTTATCAACAATGCTACATTTAGAACTGCCTCACATAAATGTCTTGtcaaaaattgatttaattGAGAGCTATGGGAGGCTAGGTGCGGAAATTACTTTTAGAATTTACagtttaaatatatatttgtcGATGCTGGTTATATTTGGCAAATTTCAGCACTAACTTTGTGATTTGACTGTTGCAGCCTTTAATCTTGATTTCTATACAGACGTAGAAGACTTGTCATATTTACAACACCATCTTGATCAGGATCCTCGCTCTGCGAAATACAGGTGGGATGTGTTCTTGGAGATTCTTTTACCTACTAGCATGTTTTGGATTCTAatataattttgatgttttGTGACTAttgtttaaaactttttaaCTGTTTTCTTTCTTAAGTCATAGAATTCCATACTGTACTGTATTGTGTAATTGACTTGTCTACCATAGTACCATGAATCTATGATCATCTGCCATGCTAAATAACGGCTTAATGAAAATTTGGAAATGGTGGAAGTGGCTGTTTCAATTGGATCCATGGAATTTATTTTGTTGGTGTACTTCTGTAAACTATAATAATGAAGTACACtgacaaaatatatatatatttttatttcatgaATTCTTTCTCCTGTGATAGGAATGGAGTGTCCTCTAACGGGTGTTTGCCAATTGGAGTTTTGGATGGAAAGGGAGAGAAGAGAATAGTTTAAagcataaagtattttttactCTTCGGACCCTTCCCATTCTACCCTTCCCCTTGAAAACTTCAACTCGTAAATGCACTCTTAGGGTACAACCTATGAAATAGAACTGACGCAATAAGAAACCAACGACCAACAGATTGATGAAACATTTAGGATATGGAATTGAATGTTCTGATCCTTCCATCCTTGCATAGAATTTCTGGTTTATTATACACCGACTAGTTCTTTTTAcgagtaatctatatttttgcAGAAAGCTCACAAAGGAATTGTGTGAAGTTATTGACAACTTCGGTCTTGTGAGTTTTACAACCTTAGATATTCAGGTACATAATATTTCTCTGGGTTCTTTGAATGTGTTCATGGCAGAGTTCACAATCCTAAACCTAGATTTCCTTTTCAGGACAAAGAGAGTGTAGGAAATTTAGTGAAGCTGATAGACAAAAGCAACGGGTACATATTTGCTGGCATAGAAGCAAGTGCAGTTGAATTTAGCAAGATTGCTATTGGTCCCAATGATTGGG is a window encoding:
- the LOC130943699 gene encoding GPN-loop GTPase QQT1; protein product: MVFGQVVVGPPGSGKTTYCNGMSQFLNLIGRKVAIVNLDPANDSLPYDCAVNIEELVKLSDVMVEHSLGPNGGLVYCMDYIEKNIDWLEAKLEPLLKDHYLLFDFPGQVELFFLHSNAKSVIMKLIKKLNLRLTAVHLVDAHLCSDPGKYVSALLLSLSTMLHLELPHINVLSKIDLIESYGRLAFNLDFYTDVEDLSYLQHHLDQDPRSAKYRKLTKELCEVIDNFGLVSFTTLDIQDKESVGNLVKLIDKSNGYIFAGIEASAVEFSKIAIGPNDWDYYRVAAVQEKYMKDDEIDYDD